In Pseudomonas nunensis, a single window of DNA contains:
- a CDS encoding NAD-dependent epimerase/dehydratase family protein — MQTNKIILPGGAGLVGQNLVARLKAKGYNNIVVLDKHLKNIEVLKRVQPDITVEFADLAEPGQWQRHFVGADVVVMLQAQIGGNDYQEFIRNNVDSTRLILEAIKANDVPRLVHISSSVVESVADDFYTRSKKDQEQMVLESGIACPILRPTLMFGWFDRKHLGWLSRFMKKVPVFPIPGHGRYMRQPLYAGDFCNVIINCIDNREHNGIYNISGHEKVDYIDIIREIKKATRLKTPIVKIPYSLFYALIWIWGQFDKNPPFTTQQLAALSAKDEFEVIDWPTIFNVPFTPFAKAIDETFNDPNYSKFVLEF, encoded by the coding sequence GCTGGCCTGGTTGGGCAAAATCTGGTTGCCCGCTTGAAAGCCAAAGGCTACAACAACATCGTTGTTTTGGATAAGCACCTGAAAAACATCGAAGTGTTGAAGAGAGTCCAGCCTGACATCACGGTTGAGTTCGCAGATCTGGCAGAGCCGGGCCAATGGCAGCGACACTTCGTCGGTGCCGACGTGGTGGTGATGTTGCAAGCCCAGATTGGCGGCAACGATTACCAGGAGTTCATAAGGAACAACGTCGACTCAACTCGTTTGATTCTTGAGGCCATCAAGGCTAACGACGTACCGCGACTCGTCCATATCAGCTCTTCCGTTGTAGAGTCGGTAGCGGACGACTTTTATACCAGGAGCAAGAAAGATCAGGAGCAGATGGTGCTGGAAAGTGGCATTGCGTGTCCTATCCTGCGGCCTACCTTGATGTTCGGCTGGTTCGACCGTAAGCATTTAGGTTGGCTTTCCCGCTTCATGAAAAAAGTGCCGGTTTTTCCAATTCCAGGACATGGCCGATACATGCGCCAGCCCCTGTATGCGGGGGATTTCTGCAATGTCATCATCAACTGCATTGACAATCGGGAGCATAACGGAATCTACAATATTTCCGGCCATGAGAAAGTTGACTACATTGATATCATTCGTGAAATCAAGAAAGCCACGCGATTGAAAACGCCAATAGTAAAAATCCCGTACAGCTTGTTCTATGCGCTGATCTGGATATGGGGCCAATTTGATAAGAACCCGCCATTCACCACTCAACAGTTAGCCGCCCTCAGCGCCAAGGACGAGTTTGAGGTGATTGATTGGCCAACCATCTTCAATGTCCCGTTTACTCCGTTTGCCAAGGCAATAGACGAGACCTTCAACGACCCTAATTACAGCAAATTCGTACTGGAGTTTTAA